From the Candidatus Methylomirabilota bacterium genome, the window CGCCGACAGGCGATAGAGCGCTGGCCGGGTGAGCAGGCGGGCCAGGGCCTGGAACGCGATCCGTTCGGCCCAGGGCGCGGTCCTGCTCTGGACGCCGCCCTGGCGCAGCTCGATCAGCATGCGGGGAATGTCGATCCTCACGGGACAGGCATCGGCGCAGGCGCCGCAGAGGGACGAGGCGTGGGCCAGCTCCTTGACCGACCCCTGGCCGTGCAGCATGGCCGTCAACAGAATGCCGATAGGCCCGGGATAGGTGTAGCCGTAGGCGTGGCCGCCGATCTGGCGGTAGACCGGGCAGACGTTCAGGCAGGCGCCGCAGCGGAGGCAGTAGAGCGCCTCCCGCAGCGGCCCGGCCAGCTGCTTGATGCGCCCGTTGTCGAGGAGCACGAGATGGAACTCGTCAGGGCCCTCCAGTTCGCCCGCCCGCCGCGGTCCCTGGATGAGGGTGGTGTAGACGGAGAGCTTCTGCCCCGTCGCGCTCTTGGCCAGGATGGAAAGGAAGATCATCAGATCGGTCATCGAGGGCACGACCTTCTCGACGCCCATCACCGCGATGTGCACGCGGGGCAGCGAGGTCACCATCCGTCCGTTTCCCTCGTTGGTCACCAGCACCACCGTCCCCGTGTCGGCCACCGCGAAGTTGGCCCCGGTGATCCCGACCTCGGCCCGGAGAAACTTGTCGCGCAGCTCGTCGCGCGCGATCCGCGTGAGGACCTCGGGATCGGCGGCGACCTGACGCTTGAGCTCGCGCGAGAACAGCTCGGCTACCTGCCCCTTGGTCTTGTGGATTGCCGGCACGATGATGTGCGAGGGCTTCTCGTGCGCGAGCTGGATGATGTACTCGCCGAGGTCCGTCTCCACCGGCGTGATCCCGGCGTGGGCCAGCGCCTCGTTCAGCTCGATC encodes:
- a CDS encoding LutB/LldF family L-lactate oxidation iron-sulfur protein, which codes for VERLGGHAHYAVTAEEARDIILGIAKRAGARMAVKTKSMATEEIELNEALAHAGITPVETDLGEYIIQLAHEKPSHIIVPAIHKTKGQVAELFSRELKRQVAADPEVLTRIARDELRDKFLRAEVGITGANFAVADTGTVVLVTNEGNGRMVTSLPRVHIAVMGVEKVVPSMTDLMIFLSILAKSATGQKLSVYTTLIQGPRRAGELEGPDEFHLVLLDNGRIKQLAGPLREALYCLRCGACLNVCPVYRQIGGHAYGYTYPGPIGILLTAMLHGQGSVKELAHASSLCGACADACPVRIDIPRMLIELRQGGVQSRTAPWAERIAFQALARLLTRPALYRLSARLARLLQRPFLRDGAIRRLPLLFGRWTRTRDLPPVAARTFSERWAELERES